The Rhododendron vialii isolate Sample 1 chromosome 5a, ASM3025357v1 genome contains a region encoding:
- the LOC131327800 gene encoding uncharacterized protein LOC131327800 codes for MANNDTQGDYALSFNKLRLYAEVAKEKNPGSVVDVECCEDNRFRRLLVAFDACIKGFNYCRPFLCLDGTFLTGRYKGTVLAAVGKDADNGLFPVAYGVVDSETDDNWLWFLLKLRSILSARELTFITNRHTGLVKHVPEVFSNGYHSYCLQHLKNNLRDRMSGRAPNGFRERVVSLFNDCALAPTVLDFKNCVNELFEVGGDRAKEFVASIPVYNWANAYFPSKRYGEMTSNAVESFNNWIVEARKLPVLKCVDTIRVQIMTQMCERKQLSRKLNSVLCPEYDAKLREFFNKGRTWTVFGSSDEVFEVSSLPAVVVDIRNRTCTCCRWQLYGFPCVHAFTALQKNDIDVSNYIDPLYTADAFRFCYDCPIHPVPISTLGVAPVSENSAVILPLILPPKTRRPRGRPKVARIRSRGEKILLAEISLSLTLFW; via the exons ATGGCGAACAATGATACTCAAGGTGATTATGCATTGTCATTTAACAAACTTCGATTGTATGCGGAGGTAGCGAAGGAGAAAAATCCCGGTAGTGTTGTGGACGTTGAATGCTGTGAAGATAATCGGTTTCGAAGGTTATTGGTGGCATTCGATGCATGCATCAAAGGATTCAACTACTGTCGGCCTTTTTTGTGTCTTGATGGTACTTTTTTGACAGGGAGATATAAGGGAACTGTGCTCGCAGCCGTTGGGAAGGATGCTGATaacg GCTTGTTTCCGGTTGCTTATGGTGTTGTTGATTCCGAGACCGACGATAATTGGCTTTGGTTTTTGTTGAAGTTGAGATCTATTCTGTCAGCTCGTGAACTTACTTTCATAACAAATCGCCATACTGGTCTTGTGAAGCATGTGCCAGAGGTTTTCTCAAACGGATATCATTCTTATTGTCTGCAGCATTTGAAGAATAACTTGAGGGATAGGATGTCAGGAAGAGCACCTAATGGTTTCCGGGAACGAGTAGTGAGTCTCTTCAATGATTGTGCTCTTGCACCTACAGTATTAGATTTTAAAAACTGTGTAAACGAATTGTTTGAGGTCGGTGGAGACAGAGCTAAGGAGTTTGTTGCTTCCATTCCAGTGTATAATTGGGCAAATGCATATTTCCCAAGTAAACGATATGGGGAAATGACCTCAAATGCTGTGGAGTCTTTCAACAACTGGATTGTTGAAGCTCGTAAGTTGCCAGTCCTTAAATGTGTTGATACGATCAGGGTTCAAATCATGACTCAAATGTGTGAAAGGAAACAGTTATCAAGAAAATTGAACAGTGTTTTGTGTCCTGAATATGATGCAAAATTGAGAGAGTTCTTTAATAAAGGACGGACATGgactgtgtttggatcaagtgATGAGGTTTTTGAAGTGTCTTCATTACCAGCTGTTGTGGTTGACATAAGAAACAGGACATGCACATGTTGTCGTTGGCAGCTTTATGGTTTCCCTTGTGTGCATGCATTCACAGCTCTTCAGAAGAATGACATAGATGTATCCAATTATATTGATCCATTATACACTGCTGATGCTTTCCGATTCTGCTACGATTGTCCTATACATCCTGTTCCTATTTCTACTCTTGGAGTTGCACCAGTGTCTGAAAATTCTGCTGTTATTCTTCCTCTTATTCTTCCTCCTAAGACTAGGAGGCCACGTGGTAGACCCAAGGTTGCAAGAATCCGGTCAAGGGGTGAGAAG ATTTTATTGGCTGAGATATCATTATCTCTAACTTTATTCTGGTAG